A genome region from Sphingobium sp. WTD-1 includes the following:
- a CDS encoding SMP-30/gluconolactonase/LRE family protein, producing the protein MAVQSGRYGAASAAVAAEGWTLARLTPPSRLHGANGLATGPDGRLYVAQVGGSQVSAIDVDSGAIETISAMGGAIVAPDDLVFDDAGNLYLTEITEGRVAMRTPSGDVRVVRGDIPVANPITWHQGRLIAGECRIGARIMELDLDGGEPRIILDNIAMANAFQVGPDGKLYFPVMGANEIWRVDINGGAPEVVAGDLGVPDSVKFDSKGRIVTTQVASGQVLRLDLVSGTREVLADLGPGLDNVSFIGDRIFVSSIPGEITELLGDGKVRSVVPRALQWPLGLAMSADGALFVADGTFGYTLQPGEALTLAGMIFYPGCPGYMRGVAAGAQAGEWIISTGLGAVARYRPGQGESDFLATGLDQLMGVAVAPGGAVIVAEYGTGRLLSIENGAVSELATGLDKPMGVALAPDGKAYVAEAGVGRVVRVAGGRSETIIDGLGRPEGLAIHDGTLFVVDTRTKTLVATDLSGGARATIASALPVGAPAGVTPKFLGPIGDMAGPMINFADVTAGPDGTLYVSGDAEGSVLALRRR; encoded by the coding sequence ATGGCGGTCCAGTCCGGGCGCTATGGCGCCGCCAGTGCTGCGGTCGCTGCCGAAGGCTGGACCCTTGCGCGGCTGACCCCGCCCAGCCGCCTGCACGGCGCCAATGGCCTGGCGACCGGGCCGGACGGCCGACTTTATGTGGCGCAGGTCGGCGGCAGCCAGGTCAGCGCGATCGATGTCGATAGCGGCGCGATCGAGACAATCAGCGCGATGGGCGGCGCCATCGTCGCGCCCGACGATCTGGTGTTCGACGACGCCGGTAACCTCTATCTGACCGAGATTACCGAGGGCCGGGTTGCGATGCGCACGCCATCGGGCGACGTGCGGGTGGTGCGCGGCGACATTCCGGTCGCCAACCCGATCACCTGGCATCAGGGCCGGCTGATCGCGGGCGAATGCCGCATCGGCGCGCGGATCATGGAACTGGACCTGGATGGCGGCGAACCGCGCATCATCCTCGACAATATCGCGATGGCCAACGCCTTTCAGGTCGGCCCGGACGGCAAGCTCTATTTTCCCGTGATGGGCGCCAACGAGATTTGGCGGGTGGACATCAATGGCGGCGCACCCGAAGTGGTGGCCGGCGATCTGGGCGTGCCGGATTCGGTCAAGTTCGACAGCAAGGGGCGGATCGTCACGACTCAGGTGGCCAGCGGTCAGGTGTTGCGGCTCGATCTGGTGAGCGGCACGCGCGAAGTGCTGGCCGACCTTGGCCCCGGCCTCGACAATGTCAGCTTCATCGGTGACCGCATCTTCGTGTCGAGCATTCCGGGCGAGATCACCGAATTGCTGGGCGACGGCAAGGTCCGCTCCGTCGTGCCCCGCGCGCTGCAATGGCCGCTGGGCCTGGCCATGAGCGCGGACGGCGCGCTGTTCGTCGCCGACGGCACCTTCGGTTATACGTTGCAACCCGGCGAGGCACTGACCCTGGCCGGCATGATCTTCTACCCCGGCTGCCCCGGCTATATGCGCGGCGTCGCCGCCGGGGCGCAGGCGGGGGAGTGGATCATCAGCACGGGTCTGGGCGCGGTGGCGCGCTATAGGCCGGGGCAAGGGGAAAGCGATTTCCTCGCCACCGGCCTCGACCAGTTGATGGGCGTGGCGGTTGCGCCGGGCGGCGCGGTGATCGTCGCCGAATATGGCACCGGCCGGCTGCTCTCGATCGAGAATGGCGCTGTCAGCGAACTGGCCACCGGACTCGACAAGCCGATGGGCGTGGCGCTGGCGCCGGACGGGAAAGCCTATGTCGCCGAGGCCGGGGTGGGGCGCGTGGTACGGGTCGCGGGCGGTCGCAGCGAGACGATCATTGACGGCCTCGGTCGCCCGGAAGGGCTGGCGATCCATGATGGAACATTGTTCGTCGTCGATACGCGGACCAAGACATTGGTCGCCACCGACCTGTCGGGCGGCGCGCGCGCGACGATCGCCAGCGCCCTGCCGGTCGGCGCACCGGCGGGCGTCACGCCCAAATTCCTGGGGCCGATCGGTGACATGGCCGGGCCGATGATCAATTTCGCCGATGTGACGGCGGGACCGGACGGCACGCTCTATGTCTCGGGCGACGCGGAGGGGAGCGTGCTGGCGCTACGCCGCCGGTAA
- a CDS encoding thiamine pyrophosphate-binding protein, which yields MSYDDPKPAVNVNATDKKGTPVYKRMLDLFEAEGINTLFGIPDPNFVHMFLEAERRGWTVVAPHHEAAAGFMAEAASRITGKPAVAIGTLGPGIANMAPAIQCALVENSPVIFLSGQRARVTEQRVRRGRIQFVKQMPLFENSVKYAASIEYADQTDEVVREGIRKAMGGTPGPVYIEYPSHIILEELDLPAPLAPDRYRLVNQGADIDRVKEAADLIRAAKNPILLVGHGVHTSRSGAAVKELADLMHCPVIQTSGGTSYIKGLEDRTFQYVFSKASIEAVTESDLVLALGTELGEPVHFGKWRYWMKNEAIRKWIYVEQDPAAIGVNRPIDVPLVGDLRGVVPQLVEALKDTPRPPAPMLEAFMRDGQAELDELAAESRTKSDGTGDLPIHPARLAVEATEAFPKDGILIRDGGAGVIFQWTYSQCKPNDVIWNQNFGHIGTGIPYATGAMLADKAATGVSRPGLLLTSDSSFMFHIAELEVAVRTKLPLVCVVGVDNQWGLEVGVYKRTFGQGTEETGTHWSKEVRFDKIGEGFGCHGEYVTRAEDIKPAIARAYASGKPGVVHVVIDPKANSEEMPKYAEFRTWYAEGTQ from the coding sequence ATGAGCTATGACGATCCCAAGCCCGCCGTCAACGTGAACGCCACCGACAAGAAGGGCACGCCGGTCTACAAGCGGATGCTGGACCTGTTCGAGGCCGAAGGCATCAACACGCTGTTCGGTATTCCCGACCCCAATTTCGTCCACATGTTCCTGGAGGCCGAACGGCGCGGCTGGACCGTGGTTGCGCCCCATCATGAGGCCGCTGCCGGCTTCATGGCCGAGGCCGCGTCGCGCATCACCGGCAAGCCCGCCGTCGCGATCGGCACGCTGGGGCCGGGCATCGCCAATATGGCGCCCGCGATCCAGTGCGCGCTGGTCGAAAATTCGCCGGTCATCTTCCTGTCGGGCCAGCGCGCCCGTGTCACCGAACAGCGCGTCCGTCGCGGCCGCATCCAGTTCGTCAAGCAGATGCCGCTGTTCGAAAATAGCGTCAAATATGCCGCATCGATCGAATATGCCGACCAGACCGACGAGGTCGTGCGCGAGGGCATTCGCAAGGCGATGGGCGGCACCCCCGGCCCGGTCTATATCGAATATCCCAGCCACATCATCCTGGAAGAGCTGGACCTGCCTGCGCCGCTGGCGCCGGACCGCTATCGCCTGGTCAACCAGGGCGCGGACATCGACCGGGTCAAGGAAGCGGCCGACCTGATCCGTGCGGCCAAGAACCCGATCCTGCTGGTCGGCCATGGCGTCCACACCTCGCGCTCGGGCGCGGCGGTGAAGGAGCTGGCGGACCTGATGCACTGCCCGGTGATCCAGACCTCGGGCGGCACCAGCTATATCAAGGGGCTGGAAGACCGCACCTTCCAATATGTCTTCTCCAAGGCGTCGATCGAGGCGGTCACGGAGTCGGATCTGGTGCTGGCGCTGGGCACCGAACTGGGCGAGCCCGTCCATTTCGGCAAGTGGCGCTACTGGATGAAAAATGAAGCGATCCGCAAGTGGATCTATGTCGAGCAGGATCCGGCCGCGATCGGCGTCAACCGCCCGATCGACGTGCCGCTGGTTGGCGACCTGCGCGGCGTCGTGCCGCAGCTGGTCGAGGCGCTGAAGGATACGCCGCGCCCGCCCGCGCCGATGCTGGAAGCCTTCATGCGCGACGGCCAGGCCGAACTGGACGAACTGGCGGCGGAATCGCGCACCAAGAGCGATGGCACCGGCGACCTGCCGATCCATCCCGCCCGTCTGGCGGTGGAAGCGACCGAGGCCTTCCCCAAGGACGGCATCCTGATCCGCGACGGCGGCGCCGGCGTGATCTTCCAGTGGACCTACTCCCAGTGCAAGCCGAACGACGTCATCTGGAACCAGAATTTCGGTCATATCGGCACCGGCATTCCCTATGCCACTGGCGCGATGCTGGCGGACAAGGCGGCGACGGGCGTCAGCCGGCCGGGCCTGTTGCTGACCTCCGACAGCAGCTTCATGTTCCATATCGCCGAACTGGAAGTGGCGGTGCGCACCAAGCTGCCGCTGGTCTGCGTTGTCGGCGTGGATAATCAGTGGGGCCTGGAAGTGGGCGTCTACAAGCGCACCTTCGGCCAGGGCACCGAAGAAACCGGCACCCATTGGAGCAAGGAAGTCCGCTTCGACAAGATCGGCGAGGGCTTTGGCTGCCACGGCGAATATGTGACCCGCGCGGAGGACATCAAGCCGGCGATCGCGCGCGCCTATGCCAGCGGCAAGCCGGGCGTCGTCCATGTCGTGATCGACCCCAAGGCCAATTCGGAAGAAATGCCGAAATATGCCGAATTCCGCACCTGGTATGCCGAAGGCACCCAGTAA
- a CDS encoding IclR family transcriptional regulator: MTDSRTTPRPPSTVRKVAKAVQESKAPAIARAAAILRLLGKSDRPLGVQAIAKELGLVPSTCLYVLRALVEEELVAFDPDTKRYALQAGVLTLARNWLRRDAFNDLAQPVLDRLAQRFGLTMLGVQAVGLDHMIVVAMAQSGSGFQLSAQVGSRFPALISATGRCIAAFGDYGEKELKARFDTLRWDDPPPFEDWMEQLRQTRAQGFAVDEGQYIAGITVVSAPVWKGAGRPVHALVAIGIGAALQREGLGALQQALVEAADALSEQLSGDRPLPAA, from the coding sequence ATGACCGACAGCCGCACGACGCCCCGCCCGCCCTCCACCGTCCGCAAGGTCGCCAAGGCCGTGCAGGAGAGCAAGGCGCCCGCCATCGCCCGCGCCGCCGCGATCCTGCGCCTGCTGGGCAAGAGCGATCGGCCGCTGGGCGTGCAGGCGATCGCCAAGGAACTGGGGCTGGTGCCCAGCACCTGCCTCTATGTGCTGCGCGCATTGGTGGAGGAGGAACTGGTTGCCTTCGATCCCGACACAAAACGCTATGCGCTGCAGGCCGGCGTGCTGACGCTGGCGCGCAACTGGCTGCGCCGCGACGCTTTCAACGACCTTGCCCAGCCAGTGCTGGATCGGCTGGCGCAGCGCTTCGGCCTTACCATGCTGGGGGTGCAAGCGGTGGGCCTCGATCATATGATCGTCGTCGCCATGGCGCAGTCGGGCAGCGGATTCCAACTGAGCGCCCAGGTCGGCAGCCGCTTTCCTGCGCTCATCAGCGCCACCGGCCGCTGCATCGCCGCCTTTGGCGATTATGGCGAGAAGGAACTGAAGGCGCGGTTCGACACGCTGCGCTGGGACGATCCGCCGCCGTTCGAGGACTGGATGGAACAGTTGCGCCAGACCCGCGCGCAGGGCTTCGCGGTGGATGAGGGCCAATATATTGCCGGCATCACCGTCGTCTCCGCGCCCGTATGGAAAGGCGCGGGCCGCCCGGTCCATGCGCTGGTCGCGATCGGCATCGGCGCCGCGCTGCAACGCGAGGGGCTGGGCGCATTGCAACAGGCGCTGGTCGAGGCTGCGGACGCGCTCAGCGAGCAGCTCAGCGGCGACCGTCCCTTACCGGCGGCGTAG
- a CDS encoding aldehyde dehydrogenase family protein, whose translation MRDYRNFYIDGQWVAPVEPKTADVINPATEAVAGTISLGGVADVNKAVAAARKAFAGWSQTTREQRLDLLLAIQAEYARRQTELGDAIIEEMGAPSSLAHGFHVGLGAGHLQTAIEVLREFKFDEPHGATMIAREPIGVCALITPWNWPMNQTCVKIFPALATGCTMILKPPQLAPFSAQILAEILDTAGVPAGVFNMVQGSGSVIGTALSTHEDVDMVSFTGSEPVGVQIQKDAATTIKRVGLELGGKSAFIVLDDDALAANVAGATGGMMGNSGQTCSAGSRLLVPASRMDEVIAAAKAAAQAVTVGDPTGNVAMGPVVSKSQYNIIQDYIRKGLDEGATLIAGGLGRPEGIDKGWFVQPTVFVGTNDMVIAREEIFGPVLVIIGYDDIDHAVEIANDSNFGLAGYVSGTDVDQCRAVARRMRTGWISINGGFDFHAPFGGYKRSGNGREWGEHGFLEYLEVKSLLGYA comes from the coding sequence ATGCGCGACTATCGGAACTTCTATATCGACGGCCAGTGGGTCGCCCCGGTCGAACCGAAGACCGCGGATGTCATCAACCCCGCGACCGAGGCGGTGGCCGGCACCATCTCGCTCGGCGGCGTGGCCGACGTGAACAAGGCGGTGGCCGCCGCGCGCAAGGCCTTTGCCGGCTGGTCGCAGACCACGCGCGAACAGCGGCTCGACCTGCTGCTCGCCATCCAGGCGGAATATGCGCGGCGCCAGACCGAGCTGGGCGATGCGATCATCGAGGAAATGGGCGCGCCGTCCTCGCTCGCCCATGGCTTCCATGTCGGGCTGGGCGCCGGCCATCTGCAGACCGCGATCGAGGTGCTGCGCGAGTTCAAGTTCGACGAGCCGCATGGCGCGACGATGATCGCGCGCGAGCCGATCGGCGTCTGCGCGCTCATCACGCCATGGAACTGGCCGATGAACCAGACCTGCGTGAAGATTTTCCCGGCGCTGGCGACCGGCTGCACCATGATCCTCAAGCCGCCGCAACTCGCGCCCTTCTCGGCCCAGATCCTGGCCGAAATTCTCGACACGGCGGGCGTGCCGGCGGGCGTGTTCAACATGGTCCAGGGCAGCGGCAGCGTGATCGGCACCGCACTGTCGACCCATGAGGATGTCGACATGGTGTCCTTCACCGGGTCGGAGCCGGTTGGCGTGCAGATTCAGAAGGACGCGGCGACCACGATCAAGCGGGTCGGGCTGGAACTGGGCGGTAAGAGCGCTTTCATCGTGCTGGATGATGACGCGCTGGCTGCCAATGTCGCCGGCGCGACCGGCGGCATGATGGGCAATTCGGGCCAGACCTGCAGCGCCGGATCGCGCCTGCTGGTGCCGGCATCGCGCATGGATGAAGTGATCGCGGCGGCCAAGGCGGCGGCGCAGGCAGTGACGGTCGGCGATCCGACCGGCAATGTCGCGATGGGGCCGGTGGTGTCGAAGAGCCAGTACAACATCATCCAGGACTATATCCGCAAGGGCCTGGACGAGGGGGCGACCCTGATCGCCGGTGGCCTTGGCCGGCCGGAGGGGATCGACAAGGGCTGGTTCGTGCAGCCGACGGTGTTCGTCGGCACCAACGACATGGTGATCGCACGCGAGGAGATTTTCGGCCCGGTGCTGGTGATCATCGGTTATGACGATATCGATCATGCGGTCGAGATCGCCAATGACAGCAATTTCGGCCTTGCCGGCTATGTCAGCGGCACCGATGTCGACCAGTGTCGTGCCGTCGCCCGGCGGATGCGCACCGGCTGGATCAGCATCAATGGCGGCTTCGATTTCCACGCGCCCTTTGGCGGTTACAAGCGCAGCGGCAATGGCCGCGAATGGGGCGAGCATGGCTTCCTCGAATATCTCGAAGTGAAGTCGCTGCTGGGCTACGCCTGA